The stretch of DNA atgaatttcATTTCTTCATAAGCCAAAATTAGCTTATacacaaatttgaaaaaaaaaatagaaaagctaCAAATTAACTCTCACATTCGttaatttcatttgaaaaaaaaaatagagaagcTACAAATTAACTCGCACattagttaattttagtttatggagaaactaatttaaatttctttttatttctctctCCTAAAAGGAACTTGTGGAAAAGTTCGTCCAAACAGATCTTATATCACTTCCTAACAATTTTGGAGATTACACCACACTTTGAAATTCTACCAtgtgcatttttaattttacacaaATCAAAGAAGACCCTAATCTGTACAATTTGTATGGTGAAAAATATATAACGAGGGTCGAGTATAATTTCCAAAATTAAACGACAGGCAATTTTAATTGTCAAAACATGGGAAGTAAAAATCTTTGACATGgccaaaaaagaaaggaaaatttgTAGCCTATTGTATACTCTGGATAGCATCGCTACTGCCAGTAAAATAGATGACAAATGCACAAATGCTagtaaagagataaaaatagatatagcaaaaaaattaataagctAAATTGATATAATAACATGTATGCCTATTCTCCCCAAATTGAGATAATGACCCACATTTGGTCATTTGAAGATATAATAAGACGGGAGATTTTGGTGAGTAGGTTAAATATTACTACATTGCCATAAATGCAACCATTGGACACTGTGTAAGCTATATAGATGATAGTTTAAATAGACCTTTTGATCTCAATATTACAAAGATTTTTTTGATTCCGTCCAACTATTTTGAATactctcaatttggtctcttttttttttatatcaagtCAACATAGTTCTTTCTGCCAAATTAATAATAACGACAATACAACGATGACATGCATGAACAACAAATGACCCGTCATCAGTcaaagttgacttgttgacaaaagtgacatgtggcatgatCAACAAATGCCATGTGACATTGCAATAGCATCATCACCATGAATTGGAAGGAAAGGATTATATTgactcatttttaaaaaaaaataaaatggaactaaattgagaacATTCAAAATAGtggaacaaaattgaaaaaatcacCATAATATGGGCATCAAAAGGCCTATTTAACctacataatattataatgttggCCTATATACATTCAATATATACTCACTTTTGATTCATATAACTTGtgaaattagaagaaataacaattcaactcaaacattttcttttccgtAGTAGACAGAGGACATGGGGATAGACAAACAATTGGAAATTATAGTGATTAAAAccacaaatataaaaatgaggAAATGACATACATGCTTTAATAAGATTTAGTATTAGTATACGCAGAGATACAGAATTCTAACcttaataaaatattggtacatCCCACTTGGTGTTTCTTGTATCCAATGCACACTGATAATCAACAGAGCGTCAGAATGAATATACACAATAGTGAACTTTGATAAACTGTTGACTGGATTTCAGGCTTTTAGAATAGGAAAAGCTCACTTGTCGAGAGGATTGACAACACCAGGGAAATACTCTCCATAAGATAATCTGGTGATGTGGTGACTTAACTGAATTACAAAATATAGGCATGTCAGTATCTTGATACAAGATGAGTGAGAAGAAATTCTCTTGCCAGAAAATAACGAAGTCTTATGTTGCTTTTGATATTTCATATAAGATATAAAATGTGTAATagaaattacaataaaaatttgCAATGGCAATACAAAATAACAGATAGTGTCTTACATTAAAAGAATCCTTTTGAAAGGCCAGCAGGTCATGCACATGTACACCAGATTGCTGAAAGCTTTTCCCAGGGGCAAAATGAAAGTTCCCTGCAACCTTATTTACTTCCAAGAAACCATACACATTGCATCCTTCACCTTCTTCATCCTTGATTCTTTGTAAGAATCCTTCTCTTTTGCACTAAGTGACACACATCACATGCCAAATAGGGACTGGATTAAATTAACAATTTGACTTTGAAATAGGAGTTATTTAAATAGAAGAGAAAGGGCAATAACACAAAAACATCAACTATTGAAGAAACAGCTAAGTGAAACATTGTAAGATACACAtgctaaaaatatttagagaaaaaaaactatatagCATTAgctaatataaacaattatatgagtaaacatggagaaatgttctTCCATTTAAGTTGAAAATGAAATCACTAAGGAATCCATCCTCAATCCTTTGGTAGTTCAGTTTACTAGTGAATGATCAAGCTATAGGCCAAACTCTTTCACTGCAATGCTACATTGGCTACTGAAGCATAATGAGCTCTTTTGGTAGGTTTACAGTCACATGGTTGGTTTAATGTTAACCTATTTCTCCTTGGTTGGGACTCCAGATAGAACCAAGAAATATAATGAACAGTTCTAAATGCTGTTGCATGTTGATCTACCTCATGAGTTCACTTGTAGTATCCTACCAGTTTACAATTCTAGCTAGGGAAAACAAGTTAACTCACTTGCAAACTTGTTTCTGAGAAAGCTCAGGTAAACTTGCAGACTAGCGAATTTGAGGGTCATTGATCATCAGGTCTGTACTAGAATGATGTCCTGCCTCCAGAAAATCCCACAACAATTTTTCAGTGCTTTTCAAAACCCCAAAATGCAGCATTGTGAAACTTGAATGCCTTCAACCTCACAGTGGCACAAACTAAACTCCAGAGTTGTTTCTGTCATGGCCAGAATTCAGTTTCAATGAATGTGATGAATGAAGATTCCGGCCTGCAAAGATTCTCAACTCAGTTGCAACAATGTGATGAAGTCTACTCTGATAAAGTCATTGTTGCAAGCCTGCAAGCCAACATAGAGACTAGGTAAACCTAATTTCAACAAGGTGAAGAGAAGCCTCTCCAACTGAGGTGAACAATCCATCTATAACAAGGTTAACCCAGCTGCAATCTTATGAGGGGAACCATCATCTTCTCTCTTCCGAAAATTTTTACCCTGGTGTCTTGTAATTTGTCCATCACTTGCGGAACCTCTTACATTCTCTATAATGAAATGTGACCCCACCATGTGGTATGTGAAATTGCCTATATGCTCTATTTGTGCATTGAGCAATGAACTGAACTTTAGTTTATTAGTTGCGAACAGATAGCTTGAAATTTGAAACCTCTGGATCATAATCCTCAAGAATTTGGTTGTTTAGCTTGCattgttatattttgttatttattgtttttttaataaaaatcacATGCTAGGCATCACTATGACTTTGTTATTTTAGTTTGCTTTACTATAACGTTTTAATGTTGAATTTTCATATAGTTTACATGTTTGGATATTGTGATGGGTgttttaatgattattttttcagTATTGTGAGGTAGAGGTTTGCAGAAGCTCCATTGCAGACTCTCAAGTTTGACACCTTTATTGTGTTAAAAATTTCTCCATCATAATTTCAAATTGCATGTGTGCTGTTTCATCAAGCAATAACCCAGTTCCAGAAAAAAGGTCATGTTAAAGGGTGGCGACCAACTCCTCAACAATAGTAAAAGAATGAAACcaaaataaattgaaagtaTGAGCATTGCTTGTAGAGGAAATTTTCACATATATCAAGCAACAAAATCATGTAATATGCTCAGGAATAATCTTGAATTTGAGTTCAAGATGTCATAAGGACAAACCTGATCAATTAAATCTGGGTTTGAAAGAGCCCAACCTTTCTTACGGTATGCTTCACGAACATCCTCACAGGAATTACAACAATCATCATCCGACTGCAAACATAAATTAGCCAAGATTCAGGTaacaattcaatttattatgCTAAGAAGAACATTTCAAGCGAAGATACATTCAGTTCCATCATTATGAAGCCTGAGTCAGAAACCAAATATATTAgattaaaggaagaaaaaagcGCAGGGGCTTGACTATTAATGACACCTAGTTGAAATCTGAAAATTGTTTATGCAGAACAATATAATATGACCACTTCTGTTTCTAAATTCAACCAGCagtgaaataaaatacaagaTTTCTTAGTAAGCAATGTAGTTATAAATGAACAATTTCCACTTTCTTCCCTTTAATACGCAAGGCATTAAACCAACACATCCCTATAATGCATAATTTTAAACCAGGCATACCGATTCAGCACCAAAACAGGAACCACAATAAGTCTCGTTGTGCTCAAGCCTGCCTCCATGTCTTTGCAAGGGCTTTTCAATCTGATCAAATAAAAAGTCAAATGAATAAAATGCTCCAAGAATAAGACGAGCAAGAATAGTATGTTTGGGAAGGGAATTTTAAGAGCTAAGTTGTTtcaaaagaaatcaaaattttagaattttataataGCAATTTGATTACTTAAACTagagaatttcaaattccatctaaaaagaatttgaaattcgtcatatttttaaatttatgtctcTTCTCTTCGTAATTTGTCCTCAACTTAATTTTGATAGCAAGATCATCCGTTATTGTTGGCTTGGTTGAGGCTTAGTGTCATAATATCAATATTATCTATTGATAAATTTCAGCGAAGGTTTCTTCATAGAAGGGTCAATCatgtttatatttcaaaaaatcaaTACGGTTATTTTATTACCGATGTAGGCCAAACGACATATTTTGTATTTGATGTAACTTGAATAATTATGGCTGACATAATTTTGACcaacatcaattaaaaaaagttgtcaatGGCAACTGAAAAAATCTtactaaaaaataacataaaccaAATTAATATCTTCAATAgtgatattttttgaattattaaaattgtttaatatttaaataattttttatttgatagtaattgaaataatttatctagacaaaaaatttaaaattcaatcaatttgAATTGTCTTGTTCAAACCAAATATCTGAAAAATGAGACCAATTCGAATTCAATGTATTTGATGtcttataaaatatgaaattatctATCCAAATGTAAGGTAAAACCATAAGTTAAGAAGAAATAACGATAAACCACTAATGATATAATCTTAAGAAATGCAAAAAAATTAACGAATTCTGGAAGGAAACAAGATAAGTGACTGCTGTTACAACTTTACAAGCTCATTTTCAATAGAAAAAGCTCCTTTAAAATGCGTTTAGTCACCTAGGAGTGCTAAAAGCTTAATGTGTCAATCATGGTTTTGAAATAAGTTCAACGACCACGCTATTGCCTGCGACTCAATGCTTTGAGTTCACAGCAACCTGATTCCATTTTACAGCAACGAAACTGGACCAAATCAGCCACAATGTCCAGTAATATAAAGGATAATGATAAAACTGCACCTCAATTTAAAACCTTACTACCACAGTAACTAATCCTAAAATATAAACGCATGAATTACAAGACTACATATATCCAACTGAACATAATTGCGTTGTTTACCTTGGGAGACCCAATTCCTTCTTGCCTCGTTTCTATCACATTGCCGTGAGAGTCTAATCTCTTTTTGATTATATCATGTTTCTGAGAGTtacaaagaaaaagataaaatacattGTCACAAACCATGAAATTACGCACGAAAACCAAATCACCTACCTCTGCAGctcgagaaaaaaaaaaattcacttgtGTATCTTAATTCATAATGTTAACAATACATACAACGTCTAGATGCTGCTCTCCGCTGATATCCATGGCATCGAGACTAAGTATGGAACAGGGAAGCGCAGGAAACGTGACATCAAACTGCACTTTCAGCATCAAAACGACGAAGACCAGTTAATTGATAACaactatttaaacaaaaaaaaaaaaaaaaccgttAATCGGAGAGGAGAGGAAGTTAGCTATTACATTGATACGCATCGTTTCGCCTCTGGAAGTGTCTACAACAAGCTTGGTCTCGGTGACCGAGTGGAGGTATATCCCTGGAGGCAGTGCAAACACGAGAATGAGTTTGGATAACGAAAATGacgaagaaagaagaaaaaaaaacgtcGATGGAAAGAAGCGTACGGAGCTCGGAGATGAAGAGCAAGAGCATGAGGATAGAGGAAGCGAGGGTGATAACGCCGCCGGAGAGCGTTCGGCTGTAGAAATCTTCGTTGATTTTGGGGTACGCGTCGAGGTTGCGGAGCTTGCTCATTATGCCGTCCATGCTTGAACTTTCCCCAAATCGACGATAAAAATGGCTGATCCAAAACCGAAGATCTAAGAAAAATAAACCTAAGtttgattaaaattgaatttaggAGAAAAATTGGTGAGAATGCTTTGAAATTGAGAACACCCCGTTCAATCGAAATTCTTCGGAGGTTGGATTGGTGACGGGGCGTTTCAGATTGAATGCAATTTCCTGAAACTGCGACGCCGCTTTGTTAATCTTGTTCTATTTTAACTCCGCGTGCGTGTGTTTCTGGTTGGGTTGGAATGGGTTGTTACCAATAAAATTTTTTGTAGCTCTCAGTGGGAaaacatttttgttattattgttatttgtttttgtgtctGTCGGATTCGGATCTTGTCCTGGCCCACTTTCATCTTGTAAACTTTTCCAATTTTCTCAAACAAAAATACACTTATATTTCTCATATGTACAcacaaaataattttctatcCGTCCTTATAAAACTCGTgctatttcatataaaattgtGTTCCTAGATAGCAAATAAACTCGTCTATGTGAGTATTATCTGAATCCATTTCCGTTTTGATGAGAAATCTTCATGCATTGACTGGATATGtgtatgggtatggagaatctcCGACTTTTCCAGTTAGGTAtagggatgggtatggggatgtacatatcttCGCCATAACACTCGTTTTCGTCATATCTCcgtattaaattattaaaatattcacaattaattaagaaatcctatatatatatatatatatatatatatatatatatatatatatatatatatatatatatatatactttctattttttatttcttttaattatttggtttgtcatgaaactcattcgcatctccaatatatttttcatcttatcataacctttatgtaattatgttaaaatgatttatgttaattaaaaaaattttatgcctcacatttgaatatttctatttttttttaatatttttatttattatatattttcatttcacatgagaatgtttatactcatttaaagtaatataaaaaaaatttctttacttattattattcatttttgtttaatttgaagaactcttttgtttcgtcAAAATAactttcgttatttttcaaccattgagtacatatgttgatatttgaaaagttttcttagttctctaaaatcataccttaattatacatttgattttctttgtgcgatttttttcaatagtttctcaaattatttctaaaacacacatttgttagttttttaatatttttatttattatttattttcatcatgtagaataatatttcaatatattctatctaattattttttattttctaactcattattaatcatactgtacatttttcactttaattgtataaataacttttatttactacaatataaaaatttaatgtaattgttatgaatatttttttgtcactatccaacatatattgaagttcaaaagatacaaaatctatgtcaaaattttattattatgtttattatttgttctttgtgtcattttgatcaagtgatgtattataacttttattagtgtataaaaaaaagattcattagaatttaaaaaattgaagtaaacaaacatttaaaatatattttaatttgaatatttgttttccttttatatttttttaaaatattttttaattttatcaactaagtttcattaatgtttgtagtttgcaaatttaataaatgttttggttctcataaaattttatttggtattctaatctaaaatgtaaacaattataatttatttcaaagtatttgatatggaagaaacaatcatccttctaatattgaatatttgataatattatgttttctttatcataattttttttcttttataaaaattaatgttggAGGAGTTAGAACGAACTTGACTTCTATCACTTAATTACACTACCCTGTATTATCAATGGATTTTGTTCTTTATCTTAGTGTACTTGGAAGTACTCTTAATTGTAATTCCAACCCGATGTTTGTAGTATTAGAATCTAAGAGTGTTAGATGTAGGATGCTCTGTATGTATAGAATTCTTTATGTTGCTCTAGCTCTATTCTAAGTAGGTCAGCCAAGGAGGTTTCCTTCATGAATGGGTTTGCTTCCAAGCTTGGGTAGTCATCTTGGTTATCAACCATGGAGGTTTCCCTCCcatgggtttttttttttaatgttagcTGCTATTATAGAGCTCAAGGTTTCCTTGTAGTGAAGGTTTCCTAAAATGTGGCTCTGCGCCAATATTGTTGCTCAACTGCATGCTCTTATTTTGGGTTTTCTCATTTTATCTCTTCTGGTTGAGCTCAACTTTGGGGCTTAGCACTAACTTCttaatttccttcatttttcttgcaaaaatagcaaaaataaattaaatttcactttttataactttttctcTCCCAATTTCGTGTTTTAATGCAAAAAAAAGGTTGTTTGAGTGATTTTTACAATGAACTTATGCAAGATAAGCATCTAAATGATATGCAATTTTACTAATACTAAACACTTATCAATATACCTCGACATGTGGGGTGTGttgaaagtctcacatcgactagagatacaATGATTTAATAGTATATAAGTTGATGCAAACCTCACTATATAATCCGATTTCGTATGGTTGAGCTAGGTAAAAGgtccacttcttaacatggtatcaaagtcATAGTTTAGATCCCATCCTAGTGAAATTGTTTGTTGGGTCTATTATCCCACACGCTATTGTGCCGATGTTGCACCACCCATTAATATCTAGTCCCACACATAAGATGTATATTCCCGGGTGTGAGGAAGGTATATTGGAAGTCTCATATCCACTAGAGATAACTAAATTTCATAGTGTATAAGTGAGTGTAAATGTCATCTTACAAGATGATTTTGTGGGGTTGACTTAGGCTTAAAATCTACTTTTTAACATGGTACCAGAGCCATCAATTTGAGCCTATCGTAGTGAAATTTAATGTTTGTTGGACTTATCTATGTGTTTGCATTCTTTTTCACCTAATAGAATTGTTGTAAGTATGCATAATTCAAGGAATATGAGTTTCTTTCATTATTTGCCATTTCTTTTCCTCTTGcatttctctttttctattgATGACATACTTTGTTGATTAAACTTGGTTAATTGATCCTTGTTAACTCATCACAACACtgatttcaatttgaaaataaattgaatctCAAATGATGCATAATCATGTACATTATACCTGTTGTGTTTTGATTAGAATAAACAAGAATCGGTCAATTGAGTTCAATAGTGAAGAATATTCGAACCACTATTCCATTTGttattgatttcaattttacaAGTTAATGATTTGTGTTCCTTGATTCTATTGATCTCGTGATGATCAATTGCTTGTTTGAAGTTTCACTGTGTTGATTCGTGCCCAACAGTTACAATTTTTGCAAGCGTACCAAATCGTTCAAGTAATAAAATGGAAAGTCCACATATCGTAATCCCAAGAGACTTGCATTGTTTAGagaaattatgtttattaactAATTAAGGTGAAAACAATGTGAATATACTTCAAAAATagaatgtttatatatatatatatatatatatatatatatatatatatatatatatatatttgaaacaCTTGGGATgtttcaacccttgtacaaaaTAGTCATTCCATCGAGTATCTCATGAAAATACAATATGTAATGGAGTTGCGCCTAATATTAATAAATCACTCCTAGCATTAAGTTCCCAACCATAGTATgtatattttttcacaaaataagtAGACTTTACACAAAATAAGTatagaatatt from Vigna unguiculata cultivar IT97K-499-35 chromosome 8, ASM411807v1, whole genome shotgun sequence encodes:
- the LOC114194709 gene encoding endoplasmic reticulum-Golgi intermediate compartment protein 3-like; this encodes MDGIMSKLRNLDAYPKINEDFYSRTLSGGVITLASSILMLLLFISELRIYLHSVTETKLVVDTSRGETMRINFDVTFPALPCSILSLDAMDISGEQHLDVKHDIIKKRLDSHGNVIETRQEGIGSPKIEKPLQRHGGRLEHNETYCGSCFGAESSDDDCCNSCEDVREAYRKKGWALSNPDLIDQCKREGFLQRIKDEEGEGCNVYGFLEVNKVAGNFHFAPGKSFQQSGVHVHDLLAFQKDSFNLSHHITRLSYGEYFPGVVNPLDNVHWIQETPSGMYQYFIKVVPTVYTDVNGHTIQSNQFSVTEHFRTGDVGRLQSLPGVFFFYDLSPIKVTFTEGHVSFLHFLTNVCAIVGGIFTVSGILDSFIYHGQKAIKKKMELGKFN